In the genome of Myxococcus stipitatus, one region contains:
- a CDS encoding serine/threonine-protein kinase, with protein MAVVYRGLHEMIQREVAIKELLPEGKRDKETLSRFRRESLALATFRHQNIVTLYDLVEKNDSLFMVMELVDGPTLHTLIREGPLPADVTGVIAARIASALDHAHFRQIIHRDLKPANVMLTKSGDVKLMDFGIAKDVGLEALTQAGMAVGTPSYMSPEQVTGAPLDGRTDIFSLGVLLYEALSGARPFHGKTAGEVFAKIRDGKYTPLGKVAPNVPSPLVRIIQRAMEVKPEDRFPDAAAMRRELDVFLAQEVPVSHAGLLVAFLRHRQKLTDTEAQQLMRPQELDAVVEGFDTSRSRSGGLLKWALAALVLASAAGTGLYFTQAQWAPFVQQLTR; from the coding sequence ATGGCCGTGGTGTATCGCGGCCTCCACGAGATGATTCAGCGCGAGGTGGCCATCAAGGAGTTGCTGCCGGAGGGCAAGCGGGACAAGGAGACGCTGTCGCGCTTCCGGCGGGAGTCGCTCGCGCTGGCCACCTTCCGCCACCAGAACATCGTCACCCTCTACGACCTGGTGGAGAAGAACGACAGCCTGTTCATGGTGATGGAGCTGGTGGACGGGCCCACGCTGCACACGCTCATCCGCGAGGGGCCGCTGCCCGCGGACGTCACGGGCGTCATCGCCGCGCGCATCGCCAGCGCGCTGGACCACGCGCACTTCCGTCAAATCATCCACCGCGACCTGAAGCCGGCCAACGTCATGCTCACCAAGTCCGGTGACGTGAAGCTGATGGACTTCGGCATCGCCAAGGATGTGGGCCTGGAGGCGCTCACCCAGGCGGGCATGGCGGTGGGCACGCCCTCGTACATGTCGCCGGAGCAGGTGACGGGGGCGCCGCTGGATGGCCGCACCGACATCTTCTCGCTGGGCGTGCTGCTCTACGAGGCGCTCTCCGGCGCGCGGCCCTTCCACGGCAAGACGGCGGGCGAGGTCTTCGCGAAGATTCGCGACGGCAAGTACACGCCGCTGGGCAAGGTGGCGCCCAACGTGCCCTCGCCGCTGGTGCGCATCATCCAGCGCGCCATGGAGGTGAAGCCCGAGGACCGCTTCCCGGACGCCGCCGCCATGCGCCGCGAGCTGGACGTCTTCCTGGCGCAGGAAGTCCCCGTGTCCCATGCGGGGCTGCTGGTGGCCTTCCTGCGCCACCGCCAGAAGCTGACGGACACGGAGGCGCAGCAGCTCATGCGGCCCCAGGAGCTGGACGCGGTGGTGGAGGGCTTCGACACCTCGCGCTCGCGTTCTGGCGGGCTGCTCAAGTGGGCGCTGGCCGCGCTCGTTCTGGCGTCCGCGGCGGGAACCGGCCTTTACTTCACCCAGGCGCAGTGGGCGCCATTCGTGCAACAGCTCACCCGCTAG
- a CDS encoding GNAT family N-acetyltransferase produces MELLRATPAEHPLLRNLYPLYLHDLSEFGVGYRLDEQGQWEPNYLGTWLSPSPQVHPLLLRWEARIVGFAFVAQAPFPYMTPGRDFRMSEFFILRGERGYGLGRRAAIAVFERFQGVWEVSQLPANHAATSFWRKVIREYTQGQFEDTLVDDSPAQVFDNRGRPPMALAPPRR; encoded by the coding sequence TTGGAGCTACTCCGCGCAACCCCAGCCGAGCACCCGCTGCTGCGCAACCTCTACCCGCTCTACCTGCACGACTTGAGTGAGTTCGGGGTCGGCTACCGGCTGGACGAACAAGGGCAGTGGGAGCCCAACTATCTGGGCACGTGGCTCTCGCCCTCGCCCCAGGTCCACCCGCTGCTCCTGCGCTGGGAGGCGCGCATCGTCGGGTTCGCCTTCGTGGCCCAGGCGCCCTTCCCGTACATGACGCCGGGGCGCGACTTCCGGATGAGCGAGTTCTTCATCCTGCGCGGCGAGCGCGGCTACGGCCTGGGACGGCGCGCGGCCATCGCCGTGTTCGAGCGCTTCCAGGGCGTGTGGGAGGTGTCCCAGCTTCCCGCGAACCACGCGGCCACGTCCTTCTGGCGCAAGGTCATCCGCGAGTACACGCAGGGCCAGTTCGAGGACACGCTCGTGGATGACTCGCCCGCGCAGGTGTTCGACAACCGCGGGCGGCCGCCCATGGCCCTGGCGCCCCCACGCCGGTGA
- the queF gene encoding preQ(1) synthase, whose amino-acid sequence MPSQPTKELQTFPNPASDRDYEIAFDCPEFTCLCPLTGQPDFARFKITYVPDQSCIELKSLKLYLWAYRNEGAFHEKVTNTIADDIIKAIQPRKLTVVGDWFVRGGIGTIVTVTHEKK is encoded by the coding sequence ATGCCTTCGCAGCCGACCAAGGAACTCCAGACCTTCCCCAACCCGGCGTCAGACCGCGACTACGAAATCGCGTTCGACTGCCCGGAGTTCACCTGCCTCTGCCCGCTCACCGGCCAGCCGGACTTCGCGCGGTTCAAGATTACGTACGTCCCGGACCAGTCCTGCATCGAGCTGAAGAGCCTGAAGCTCTACCTGTGGGCGTACCGCAACGAGGGGGCCTTCCACGAGAAGGTCACCAACACCATCGCGGACGACATCATCAAGGCCATCCAGCCGCGCAAGCTCACGGTGGTGGGCGACTGGTTCGTGCGCGGTGGCATCGGCACCATCGTCACCGTCACGCACGAGAAGAAGTAG
- a CDS encoding carbohydrate deacetylase, with protein MGTRALIINADDLGIDPAVDRGILQAMREGVVSSATLMVNMPHAEAAAREAAGLSLGLHLNLCRGAPVWSDFPKEHLGADGNFTEPRAASLPADVVEAETRAQLARFKALTGRAATHVDVHRHLHLHADVLEGLARVAAAEKLPVRSVDSIMRHTLKTRGVATNTHFLGDTGAEPYWTLDRLESELVTLPGEGIIELMCHPGHRPETLKSSYAAQREVELATFLNPRVREVLERTGIKPVDFRVLSQGT; from the coding sequence ATGGGCACACGCGCCCTCATCATCAACGCCGATGACCTGGGAATCGACCCCGCCGTCGACCGGGGCATCCTCCAAGCCATGCGCGAGGGAGTCGTCTCCTCCGCCACCCTCATGGTCAACATGCCCCACGCGGAGGCCGCCGCCCGGGAGGCCGCGGGCCTGTCCCTGGGGCTGCACCTGAACCTGTGCCGGGGCGCCCCCGTGTGGAGCGACTTCCCGAAGGAGCACCTCGGCGCGGACGGGAACTTCACCGAGCCGCGCGCCGCGAGCCTCCCCGCCGACGTGGTGGAGGCGGAGACCCGCGCCCAGCTCGCGCGCTTCAAGGCGCTGACGGGCCGCGCCGCCACGCACGTGGACGTGCACCGCCACCTCCACCTCCACGCCGACGTCCTCGAGGGACTGGCGCGGGTGGCCGCGGCAGAGAAGCTCCCGGTGCGCTCGGTCGACTCCATCATGCGCCACACGCTGAAGACCCGGGGCGTGGCCACCAACACGCACTTCCTGGGCGACACGGGCGCGGAGCCCTACTGGACGCTGGACCGGCTGGAGTCGGAGCTGGTGACGCTGCCGGGCGAGGGCATCATCGAGCTGATGTGCCACCCGGGCCACCGCCCCGAGACGCTCAAGAGCAGCTACGCCGCGCAGCGCGAGGTGGAGCTGGCCACCTTCCTCAACCCCCGCGTGCGCGAGGTGCTGGAGCGCACGGGCATCAAGCCCGTGGACTTCCGCGTCCTCTCGCAGGGGACCTGA
- a CDS encoding peroxiredoxin, translated as MLIPLLLTGLLSGATPNVGDTAPDFTVKDTEGKVYILSEMVKQGPVIVAFFPKAFTSGCTKELKAYTARHAEIEKLQGRVLAFSTDDAETLARFKADLKAPFPFIPDPEGKVVESFDVKMPVATISKRYTFVVGEGRKVLKVDSGSDAVDPSSAITSCGQARPASPFAAPAATPKETPPAPKAPAAEAKSKQ; from the coding sequence ATGCTCATTCCCCTCCTGCTCACAGGTCTGCTCAGCGGTGCCACGCCCAACGTCGGGGACACGGCCCCGGACTTCACGGTGAAGGACACCGAGGGCAAGGTCTACATCTTGTCGGAGATGGTGAAGCAGGGCCCGGTCATCGTCGCCTTCTTCCCCAAGGCCTTCACGAGCGGCTGCACCAAGGAGCTCAAGGCGTACACGGCCCGGCACGCGGAGATCGAGAAGCTCCAGGGCCGGGTGCTGGCCTTCAGCACGGACGACGCGGAGACGCTCGCGCGCTTCAAGGCGGACCTGAAGGCGCCGTTCCCCTTCATCCCGGACCCCGAGGGCAAGGTCGTCGAGTCCTTCGACGTGAAGATGCCCGTCGCCACGATTTCCAAGCGCTACACCTTCGTCGTCGGCGAGGGCCGCAAGGTCCTCAAGGTGGACTCGGGCAGCGACGCGGTCGACCCCTCCAGCGCCATCACCTCGTGCGGCCAGGCCAGGCCCGCCTCGCCCTTCGCCGCGCCGGCCGCCACCCCGAAGGAGACGCCGCCCGCTCCGAAGGCGCCCGCCGCCGAGGCGAAGTCCAAGCAGTAG
- a CDS encoding chloride channel protein, with translation MTQRAVMDRAREALSRFVHATLQASNRLRLPGPSVLPVAGAVVGLYSGLAAGIFANLIGLVTGLTFGAAELAHTLRRSQLLTLMEAFASAKWHLEYAIIGAPLALGALLLARVIEPGGPRDEVKRRLRLLALLTLGALSLYYPLVALAALNSVFGHSHALSEEIPYLPWWLMLLAPTLGGIAVGRLLRDRPETHGHGVPEVVRAVKSGANVVPADRGLLKLVASAITIGSGGSAGREGPIVYGGAAFASTVGRVLGFSRKELSILLACGAGAGISASFNAPIAGAVFAMEIILREFELRVFSPIILASVAGTLVSQGVLGEAPMLRRVPYELVSGSEVLAYAGLGIGCGLLAFAFVKLLHGVEHFFQGRTRGTLSPWLGKKPLPFRAGLGGLCAGLLAFVSPTVWGSGHDYINLAAVGKLPFFFLVIACVLKLVATAITIGSGGSGGTFFPAAVIGAMAGGAFGTLVHYFFPASTGPSGAYALVGMGGAVAALNRGPLTGMMMMYELSGNHDIILPLMVTCTIASALCHYLIERKAPKVPSDADLLESTPVHALMEHMAPVPAGLPVRPLADLLLTSETGALPVLDTSGEVYGIVQVQQLREVWRDEAMYPLLVASDLARKLPVLSPDADLAHALRLMDQEDVDALPVAAASGIATRGLLTRVAVRRFLFAQHAAEHTQDSPPVSATEVPR, from the coding sequence ATGACCCAGCGAGCGGTGATGGACCGCGCTCGGGAGGCGCTGAGCCGCTTCGTCCACGCGACGCTTCAAGCCTCCAACCGCCTGCGACTGCCGGGCCCCTCCGTGCTGCCGGTGGCGGGCGCGGTGGTGGGCCTCTACAGCGGGCTGGCGGCGGGCATCTTCGCCAACCTCATCGGCCTGGTGACGGGGCTGACCTTCGGCGCCGCGGAGCTGGCGCACACGCTGCGCCGCAGCCAGCTGCTGACGCTGATGGAGGCGTTCGCCTCGGCGAAGTGGCATCTGGAGTACGCCATCATCGGCGCGCCGCTGGCCCTGGGCGCGCTGCTGCTGGCGCGGGTCATCGAGCCCGGAGGTCCTCGGGACGAGGTGAAGCGGCGCTTGCGGCTGCTCGCGCTCCTGACGCTGGGCGCGCTGTCGCTCTACTACCCGCTGGTGGCGCTGGCGGCGCTCAACAGCGTCTTCGGCCACTCACATGCCTTGTCGGAGGAGATTCCCTACCTGCCCTGGTGGCTGATGCTGCTGGCGCCCACGCTGGGCGGCATCGCGGTGGGCCGGCTCTTGCGCGACAGGCCGGAGACCCACGGCCACGGCGTGCCGGAGGTGGTCCGGGCGGTGAAGAGCGGCGCCAACGTGGTGCCCGCGGACCGGGGACTCCTGAAGCTCGTCGCGTCCGCCATCACCATCGGCAGCGGAGGCTCCGCCGGCCGCGAGGGGCCCATCGTCTACGGCGGCGCCGCGTTCGCCTCCACCGTGGGCCGGGTGCTGGGCTTCAGCCGCAAGGAGCTGTCCATCCTCCTGGCCTGCGGCGCGGGCGCGGGCATCTCCGCGTCCTTCAACGCCCCCATCGCCGGCGCCGTGTTCGCGATGGAAATCATCCTGCGCGAGTTCGAGCTGCGCGTCTTCTCCCCCATCATCCTGGCCAGCGTGGCGGGCACCCTGGTGAGCCAGGGTGTGCTGGGCGAGGCCCCCATGCTGCGCCGCGTGCCGTATGAGCTGGTGAGCGGCTCGGAGGTGCTGGCGTACGCGGGGCTGGGCATCGGCTGCGGCCTGCTCGCCTTCGCCTTCGTGAAGCTCCTGCACGGCGTGGAGCACTTCTTCCAGGGGCGCACGCGCGGGACGCTGTCCCCGTGGCTGGGCAAGAAGCCGCTGCCGTTCCGCGCGGGCCTGGGCGGCCTGTGCGCGGGGCTGCTGGCCTTCGTCAGCCCGACGGTGTGGGGCAGCGGGCACGACTACATCAACCTGGCGGCGGTGGGGAAGCTGCCCTTCTTCTTCCTCGTCATCGCCTGCGTGCTGAAGCTGGTGGCCACGGCCATCACCATCGGCTCGGGGGGCTCGGGCGGGACGTTCTTCCCGGCGGCCGTCATCGGCGCCATGGCGGGCGGCGCGTTCGGCACGCTGGTGCACTATTTCTTCCCGGCCAGCACCGGCCCCAGCGGCGCGTACGCGCTGGTGGGCATGGGCGGCGCGGTGGCGGCCCTCAACCGCGGCCCGCTCACCGGCATGATGATGATGTACGAGCTGAGCGGGAACCACGACATCATCCTCCCGCTGATGGTGACGTGCACCATCGCCTCCGCGCTCTGCCACTACCTCATCGAGCGCAAGGCGCCCAAGGTCCCCAGCGACGCGGACCTCCTGGAGTCCACGCCCGTCCACGCGCTGATGGAGCACATGGCCCCCGTGCCCGCGGGCCTGCCGGTGCGGCCGCTGGCGGACCTGCTGCTCACGTCCGAGACGGGCGCGCTGCCGGTGCTGGACACCTCCGGCGAGGTCTACGGCATCGTCCAGGTGCAGCAGCTGCGCGAGGTGTGGCGCGACGAGGCCATGTACCCGCTGCTGGTGGCCAGTGACTTGGCGCGCAAGCTGCCCGTGCTGTCCCCGGACGCGGACCTGGCCCACGCGCTGCGCCTCATGGACCAGGAGGACGTGGACGCGCTGCCCGTCGCGGCGGCCTCGGGCATCGCCACCCGGGGACTGCTCACGCGCGTGGCCGTGCGGAGGTTCCTCTTCGCCCAGCATGCGGCGGAGCACACGCAAGACAGCCCGCCCGTCAGCGCGACGGAAGTCCCCCGCTGA
- a CDS encoding protein kinase domain-containing protein — MESGPNTYWVGRYRLSARIATGGMAEVYLGRRYEDDGQRGPAVAVKRLMPHLASDRRVVQMFLNEARITAQVRHPNVVAILELGMEGTEPFIAMELLEGRSFAELRQEAAERGQRVPLGITLRVLVDACRGLDAAHRAVDESGRPLRIVHRDFTPDNIHVGVNGAVKVIDFGIAKAETLGAGTEPGVLKGKFFYMSPEMIAGKPVDHRADLFAAGVMLYEQLCGRRPFTGMTAEEVLGRIAEGRARPPTAFDPSVPAGLELVCLTALQRDPAARFDSLESFIDAIEAIGGPAEVATVEEVAAYVDTLFPPDRDPKRQALRRARMADPSHGGTPPGPRRFDPHAAPHDAMTVPAAWSHIMLPDAGAAPSTGAPKSAPSSSGPAPADARPRPTDSTPPTKNVSGIGEGGPARGRASRLGRLLLTLLALGAVGAGAAWHFTRPGASPSERLTQAQAADTTAAKVTLLSGLEADPRATAEELARAAALLMDAGAFPQAVEVAETFTTRFPENLEAHLLVARAATELNRGKRAERALDEALALAPKDLRPSLMLADLRERQGDLSGAVAALAKAHAQQPGSARVAPRYGLLLSRSGRLDEASTVLTAWTREHDDAASLAELGFVRFRQERVDEAAALLKRAVRKDGRLAVAHYYLGAVLFRQGDSAGAERAYLEADKLAPEDPRALAARCQLHAHGGNTTAVAELKRTLAERFPTQANVLAAECKAGN; from the coding sequence TTGGAGTCGGGTCCAAACACCTACTGGGTCGGCCGCTATCGGCTGTCCGCGCGCATCGCGACGGGCGGCATGGCGGAGGTGTACCTGGGCCGACGCTACGAGGATGACGGCCAGCGAGGCCCCGCCGTCGCCGTGAAGCGCTTGATGCCGCACCTGGCCTCGGACCGGCGCGTCGTCCAGATGTTCCTCAACGAGGCCCGCATCACCGCCCAGGTGCGGCACCCCAACGTCGTCGCCATCCTCGAGCTGGGCATGGAGGGCACCGAGCCCTTCATCGCCATGGAGCTGCTCGAGGGGCGCTCGTTCGCGGAGCTCCGTCAGGAGGCCGCCGAGCGCGGCCAGCGGGTCCCCCTGGGCATCACCCTGCGCGTGCTCGTGGACGCGTGCCGGGGCCTCGACGCGGCCCACCGCGCCGTCGACGAGTCGGGCCGCCCGCTGCGCATCGTCCACCGCGACTTCACCCCGGACAACATCCACGTCGGCGTCAACGGCGCGGTGAAGGTCATCGACTTCGGCATCGCCAAGGCGGAGACGCTGGGCGCCGGCACCGAGCCCGGGGTCCTCAAGGGCAAGTTCTTCTACATGTCGCCGGAGATGATCGCCGGCAAGCCGGTGGACCACCGCGCGGACCTCTTCGCCGCGGGGGTCATGTTGTATGAGCAACTCTGTGGCCGCAGGCCCTTCACCGGGATGACCGCCGAGGAGGTCCTCGGCCGCATCGCGGAGGGCCGCGCCCGTCCGCCCACCGCCTTCGACCCCTCCGTCCCCGCGGGGCTGGAGCTGGTCTGCCTCACCGCGCTCCAGCGAGACCCCGCCGCGCGCTTCGACAGCCTCGAGTCCTTCATCGACGCCATCGAGGCCATCGGCGGCCCCGCGGAGGTCGCCACCGTCGAGGAGGTCGCCGCGTACGTCGACACCCTCTTTCCTCCCGACCGCGACCCCAAGCGCCAGGCCCTGCGCCGCGCGCGCATGGCGGACCCGTCGCACGGTGGAACCCCTCCAGGCCCTCGCCGCTTCGACCCCCACGCCGCGCCGCATGACGCCATGACGGTCCCCGCCGCATGGTCCCACATCATGCTGCCCGACGCGGGCGCGGCCCCGTCCACGGGAGCCCCGAAGAGCGCGCCCAGCAGCTCGGGCCCGGCCCCCGCGGACGCCCGCCCCCGGCCCACCGACTCGACCCCTCCCACGAAGAACGTCTCCGGCATCGGGGAAGGAGGCCCCGCCCGGGGTCGCGCGTCCCGGCTGGGCCGCCTCCTGCTCACGCTGCTCGCGCTTGGCGCGGTGGGCGCGGGCGCGGCGTGGCACTTCACGCGCCCGGGGGCCTCTCCCTCGGAGCGACTGACACAAGCCCAGGCGGCCGACACCACCGCCGCGAAGGTGACGCTGCTGTCCGGCCTGGAGGCCGACCCGCGCGCCACCGCCGAGGAGCTCGCGCGCGCCGCGGCCCTCTTGATGGACGCCGGCGCCTTCCCGCAGGCCGTGGAGGTGGCGGAGACCTTCACCACGCGCTTCCCCGAGAACCTGGAGGCCCACCTGCTCGTGGCCCGGGCCGCGACGGAGCTGAACCGGGGCAAGCGGGCGGAGCGCGCACTCGACGAGGCGCTCGCGCTGGCCCCCAAGGACCTGCGCCCCTCGCTGATGCTGGCGGACCTGCGCGAGCGGCAGGGCGACCTGTCCGGCGCCGTGGCCGCGCTGGCGAAGGCGCATGCCCAGCAGCCGGGCTCGGCGCGGGTGGCGCCCCGCTACGGCCTCCTGCTGTCGCGCAGTGGCCGGCTGGACGAAGCCTCCACCGTGCTCACCGCCTGGACGCGCGAGCACGACGACGCGGCCAGCCTGGCCGAGCTCGGCTTCGTGCGCTTCCGCCAGGAGCGCGTGGACGAGGCCGCGGCCCTCCTCAAGCGCGCGGTGCGCAAGGATGGCCGGCTGGCCGTCGCGCACTACTACCTGGGGGCCGTCCTCTTCCGACAGGGCGACAGCGCGGGCGCCGAGCGCGCCTACCTGGAGGCGGACAAGCTGGCCCCGGAGGACCCCAGGGCCCTGGCCGCTCGCTGCCAGCTCCACGCCCATGGCGGCAACACCACGGCCGTCGCGGAGCTGAAGCGTACGCTGGCGGAACGATTCCCCACTCAGGCCAACGTCCTCGCGGCGGAGTGCAAGGCGGGGAATTAG
- a CDS encoding hybrid sensor histidine kinase/response regulator, which produces MTLPPDVEEALSCLPQALARVGHDLCVQWFEPDFATKTGMTLHVGTHLVDVLEQGRSLEAVELAIREGRGHTGHVITRALHQVRVQVKPGREDEAPGAWLVVESSGVDDEGAFSLAVREIARAVGETLEVDNVCAAAVVALVRCAQVRRAEVYLCEEDGTELRRAAVSDLAGGEAPEDTFAPEDDPFRQALALRQAQLGIQRGYGDSLGSIFAAVPLCAPRRTVGLLLLYKEQGSSFSARELELWTAAANQLAVAVENARLLREAKAALQVREEFMSIASHELKTPLTPLKLGLYTMERRLSAGQPLELATVLKSKRQVDRLAGLVDDLLDASRLDAGKLALELAPLEVGQLVAEVVDHFRAAFERPFSVEVPRERVWVRGDRDRLEQVLVNLLENAHKYSPPGEPIAVKVERLVGESRIHVQDHGIGIPGADQSQVFQRFYRARNVSHRNFGGLGLGLFISHSIARLHGGALTLASAEGHGSTFTVSLPRMPPHEVKRLPRRVLLLDEDAAQEALAERVLCAEGFDVLTSRAGADALRRATHLPVDLIVLSTSLTHGPAGLFLETFATLPRARPVPILLAGDARPWWAQEGTSLCSRPYVADELVSRVRNVLMQERRRSAGVTPAVGEGAPVGLLPRV; this is translated from the coding sequence ATGACGCTTCCCCCTGATGTCGAAGAAGCCCTCTCGTGCCTGCCGCAAGCGCTGGCGCGTGTCGGTCATGACTTATGCGTCCAGTGGTTCGAGCCGGACTTCGCCACGAAGACCGGCATGACCCTGCACGTAGGGACCCACCTCGTGGACGTGCTCGAGCAGGGCCGGAGCCTGGAGGCGGTGGAGCTGGCCATCCGCGAGGGCCGAGGCCACACCGGACACGTCATCACCCGCGCGCTGCACCAGGTGCGGGTGCAGGTGAAGCCGGGGCGGGAGGACGAGGCGCCGGGGGCCTGGCTGGTGGTGGAGTCCTCGGGGGTGGACGACGAGGGGGCCTTCTCGTTGGCGGTGCGGGAGATTGCGCGGGCGGTGGGGGAGACGCTGGAGGTGGACAACGTCTGCGCGGCGGCGGTGGTGGCGCTGGTGCGCTGCGCCCAGGTGCGGCGCGCGGAGGTCTACCTCTGCGAGGAGGACGGGACGGAGCTGCGCCGCGCGGCCGTCTCGGACCTGGCGGGGGGCGAGGCCCCGGAGGACACCTTCGCCCCGGAGGATGATCCCTTCCGGCAGGCGCTGGCCCTGCGGCAGGCGCAGCTGGGCATCCAGCGCGGGTATGGGGACTCGCTGGGCTCCATCTTCGCGGCGGTGCCGCTGTGCGCGCCGCGCCGGACGGTGGGGCTGCTGCTGCTCTACAAGGAGCAGGGCTCGTCCTTCTCCGCGCGGGAGCTGGAGCTGTGGACGGCGGCGGCCAACCAGCTCGCGGTGGCGGTGGAGAACGCCCGGCTCCTGCGGGAGGCGAAGGCGGCGCTCCAGGTGCGCGAGGAGTTCATGTCCATCGCGAGCCACGAGCTGAAGACGCCGCTCACGCCGCTGAAGCTGGGGCTGTACACCATGGAGCGCAGGCTCTCCGCGGGGCAGCCATTGGAGCTGGCCACGGTGCTGAAGTCCAAGCGGCAGGTGGACCGTCTGGCGGGGCTGGTGGATGACCTGCTGGACGCGTCGAGGCTGGATGCGGGGAAGCTGGCGCTGGAGCTGGCGCCGCTGGAGGTGGGGCAGCTGGTGGCGGAGGTGGTGGACCACTTCCGCGCGGCCTTCGAGCGGCCCTTCTCCGTGGAGGTGCCCCGCGAGCGCGTCTGGGTGCGGGGGGACCGGGACCGGCTGGAGCAGGTGCTGGTGAACCTGCTGGAGAACGCGCACAAGTACAGCCCGCCGGGGGAGCCCATCGCGGTGAAGGTGGAGCGGCTGGTGGGCGAGTCGCGCATCCACGTCCAGGACCACGGCATCGGCATCCCCGGCGCGGACCAGTCCCAGGTGTTCCAGCGCTTCTACCGGGCGCGCAACGTGTCGCACCGCAACTTCGGTGGGCTGGGGCTGGGGCTGTTCATCAGCCACTCCATCGCGAGGCTGCACGGCGGGGCGCTGACGCTGGCGAGCGCGGAGGGCCACGGGAGCACCTTCACCGTGAGCCTGCCGCGCATGCCGCCGCACGAGGTGAAGCGGCTGCCCCGCCGGGTGCTGCTGCTGGACGAGGACGCCGCCCAGGAGGCCCTGGCGGAGCGCGTGTTGTGCGCGGAGGGGTTCGACGTGCTCACCTCGCGGGCGGGCGCGGACGCGCTGCGCCGGGCCACGCACCTGCCGGTGGACCTCATCGTGCTGTCCACGTCGCTCACGCACGGGCCCGCGGGCCTGTTCCTGGAGACGTTCGCCACGCTCCCGCGCGCCCGGCCGGTGCCCATCCTGCTGGCGGGGGACGCGCGGCCGTGGTGGGCGCAGGAGGGCACGTCGCTGTGCTCGCGGCCCTACGTGGCGGATGAGCTGGTGTCGCGCGTGCGCAACGTGCTGATGCAGGAGCGGCGCAGGAGCGCGGGCGTCACCCCCGCCGTGGGCGAGGGCGCTCCGGTGGGCCTGCTGCCGCGCGTGTGA
- a CDS encoding amidohydrolase family protein: MGTVLKGGYVVELEPAVVERVDLRIEGERIVARGPDLETTPDDEVVALSGKLVFPGLVSAHHRLHAILARGMPSVVRETYQDTLEKGLWPYEDALDLDAVQVAGCAGGLEALQCGTTTVCNLHSSPKAVSGSLVRLARGLHEVGVRGVLSYAVSDRSGAVVREEGLEETVGFAQKAQGRFRGQVGAGAGFTLGPDALQGLVEALNATHSGMHLPLAEDPLDERLSTERHGASPVSRLLELGLLSPKCQLAHVGHLAWAELAQVIATGAWMVHTPRANQGLEVGYAPALKFGARATLGADGVSADLFAEAQAAYLRSREAGQPIDVLRYLANGHRMVSQHFGVPVGPMREGALADLLVLDYLPATPLTGENLAWHVVFGLGSRHVEAVMVDGVWRMWARRPLSVNPSVVSEQAREAASAVWARIGEAR, translated from the coding sequence TTGGGAACCGTCCTCAAGGGTGGTTACGTCGTCGAGCTGGAGCCCGCGGTCGTGGAGCGCGTGGACCTTCGCATCGAGGGGGAGCGCATCGTCGCGCGCGGCCCCGACCTGGAGACCACCCCGGACGACGAGGTGGTGGCGCTGTCCGGCAAGCTCGTCTTCCCGGGCCTGGTCAGCGCGCACCACCGCCTGCACGCCATCCTGGCGCGCGGCATGCCGAGCGTGGTGCGGGAGACCTACCAGGACACGCTGGAGAAGGGCCTCTGGCCCTACGAGGACGCGCTGGACCTGGACGCCGTCCAGGTGGCGGGCTGTGCCGGAGGACTCGAGGCGCTTCAGTGCGGCACCACCACGGTGTGCAACCTGCACTCGTCGCCCAAGGCCGTGTCGGGCTCGCTGGTGCGCCTGGCCCGAGGGCTTCACGAAGTGGGCGTGCGCGGTGTGCTCTCCTACGCCGTGTCGGACCGCTCCGGCGCGGTGGTGCGCGAGGAGGGGCTCGAGGAGACGGTGGGCTTCGCGCAGAAGGCGCAGGGGCGCTTCCGGGGACAGGTGGGCGCGGGGGCCGGCTTCACGCTGGGGCCGGACGCGCTGCAAGGGCTGGTCGAGGCGCTCAATGCGACCCACTCCGGCATGCACCTGCCGCTCGCGGAGGACCCGCTGGACGAGCGGCTCTCCACCGAGCGCCATGGTGCCTCGCCCGTGTCGCGGCTCCTGGAGCTGGGCCTGCTGTCGCCCAAGTGCCAGCTGGCGCACGTGGGGCACCTGGCCTGGGCGGAGCTGGCGCAGGTGATTGCCACGGGCGCGTGGATGGTGCACACGCCGCGCGCCAACCAGGGCCTGGAGGTGGGGTACGCGCCGGCGCTGAAGTTCGGCGCGCGCGCGACGCTGGGCGCGGATGGCGTGTCCGCGGACCTCTTCGCGGAGGCCCAGGCGGCGTACCTGCGCTCGCGCGAGGCGGGGCAGCCCATCGACGTGCTTCGTTATCTGGCCAACGGTCACCGCATGGTGTCCCAGCACTTCGGGGTGCCGGTGGGGCCCATGCGCGAGGGCGCGCTCGCGGACCTGCTGGTGCTCGACTACCTGCCGGCCACGCCGCTCACCGGGGAGAACCTGGCGTGGCACGTGGTGTTCGGCCTGGGCAGCCGGCACGTGGAGGCGGTGATGGTGGATGGGGTGTGGCGCATGTGGGCACGCCGGCCGCTGTCGGTGAATCCTTCCGTGGTCTCCGAGCAGGCGCGCGAGGCCGCTTCCGCGGTGTGGGCCCGGATAGGCGAGGCGCGGTAA